The following proteins are encoded in a genomic region of Cryptomeria japonica chromosome 11, Sugi_1.0, whole genome shotgun sequence:
- the LOC131057096 gene encoding AAA-ATPase ASD, mitochondrial, with the protein MEMDKWSNLGKVAATTVFVGTIVGQYLPPELYEYFREQRRRLSRFLSPYITLVIEEISGFKVSDLYESVQIYLSTRSISTATRLKVSKAKKDKAFTFAMDTSQQIMDEFHGVKVWWTLRTEVKPPSLLNVFHDKCYLELTFHKKDKATIFESYLPHVIAEAKIMQLKKRQRKIYTNICANSQSHPSARNPGWNAVVFEHPATFETLALDPELKDDIIQDLTNFSQREKYYKDVGRAWKRGYLLYGPPGTGKSSMIAAISNFLEYDIYDLELTEVKSNTELRTLLIGTTNKSVIVIEDIDCSLDLSGRRKKAKKESREMQIPGTDQSSSDNSKVTLSGVLNFTDGLWSCCGSERVIIFTTNHVDRLDPALLRSGRMDKHIHLSFCSFPAFKILARNYLGVEDHPLFEEIEVLMKEVEISPADVSEELMRVSNNPTAALEKLIEALRQAVEKAAVKNEILVENESAEDNLVAEESPHGEE; encoded by the coding sequence ATGGAGATGGACAAGTGGTCGAATCTCGGGAAGGTCGCGGCAACCACAGTTTTCGTGGGAACAATCGTCGGGCAGTACCTCCCTCCCGAGCTCTATGAATATTTCAGAGAGCAACGGCGCAGGCTTTCACGATTTCTGTCTCCCTACATCACTCTGGTGATTGAGGAGATCTCAGGGTTCAAAGTCAGCGATCTTTACGAATCGGTGCAGATTTATCTGAGCACACGATCCATTTCCACGGCCACCAGATTGAAGGTCAGCAAGGCCAAAAAAGACAAGGCCTTTACCTTCGCCATGGACACCAGCCAACAAATCATGGACGAGTTTCACGGAGTCAAAGTCTGGTGGACTTTGCGCACAGAGGTAAAGCCGCCTTCCTTGTTGAACGTCTTCCATGACAAGTGCTACTTGGAGCTCACATTCCACAAGAAGGACAAAGCTACAATATTTGAATCCTATCTGCCGCATGTAATTGCAGAGGCCAAAATCATGCAGCTGAAAAAGCGGCAACGGAAGATTTACACCAATATATGTGCTAACTCGCAATCTCACCCTTCGGCCAGAAACCCCGGTTGGAATGCGGTGGTTTTCGAGCACCCTGCGACGTTCGAAACCCTGGCTCTTGATCCCGAGCTAAAAGATGACATAATCCAGGATCTCACTAACTTTTCTCAGAGGGAAAAGTATTATAAGGACGTCGGCCGTGCGTGGAAACGGGGGTATTTGCTCTACGGCCCTCCCGGCACCGGAAAATCGAGTATGATCGCTGCTATTTCGAATTTTCTGGAGTATGACATTTATGATCTGGAGTTAACCGAGGTTAAGAGCAACACTGAGCTCAGGACTCTTTTGATTGGGACCACGAATAAGTCTGTTATTGTGATTGAGGACATCGATTGCTCGCTGGATTTGTCCGGCCGGAGAAAGAAGGCGAAGAAAGAGAGCAGAGAAATGCAAATCCCGGGGACAGATCAGAGCAGCAGCGACAATAGCAAGGTGACTTTGTCAGGGGTTTTGAATTTTACAGACGGTCTGTGGTCGTGCTGCGGCAGCGAGAGGGTTATTATTTTCACGACGAATCATGTCGATAGGCTGGACCCTGCGCTTCTTCGATCGGGGCGCATGGATAAGCATATCCATTTGTCTTTCTGCAGTTTTCCTGCGTTTAAAATTCTTGCTAGAAATTATCTTGGGGTTGAAGATCATCCTCTGTTTGAAGAAATTGAGGTTTTGATGAAGGAAGTGGAGATTTCGCCGGCAGATGTGAGTGAGGAATTGATGAGGGTGAGTAACAATCCCACCGCCGCTCTTGAAAAGCTGATTGAGGCTCTGCGCCAGGCTGTGGAAAAGGCTGCCGTAAAAAATGAGATTTTGGTAGAGAATGAAAGTGCAGAAGACAATTTAGTTGCAGAGGAGTCTCCTCATGGTGAAGAATAG